The following proteins come from a genomic window of Synechococcus sp. NB0720_010:
- a CDS encoding sulfite exporter TauE/SafE family protein translates to MISLILLGLGGGLIGFLLSVLGAGGSILLLPLLVSGAALPTKEAVPLSLIVVMILALANLGPYLRRGQFAPRPALLLGLPALAGSWIGGSWVKAGLIPEAVQLSVFAAAAVLASWLLLRPAPAGGRAASEALLLPQGLLVGLLTGIAGVGGGFAIVPALVLLAGLPMALASGTSLLLIAVNGLVALAALGHWPQASLPLLIPLLAGGAAGAVAGQWLAPHLSDRHLRRGFSLLLIASAVLTGAEAWKRQPAGESPRADLIRPGS, encoded by the coding sequence GTGATCAGCCTGATCCTGCTGGGACTGGGGGGCGGCCTGATCGGCTTTCTGCTCTCCGTCCTCGGGGCAGGGGGCTCCATCCTGCTGCTGCCTCTCTTGGTCAGCGGCGCCGCTCTGCCGACCAAGGAGGCCGTGCCGCTCTCCTTGATCGTCGTGATGATCCTGGCGCTGGCCAACCTGGGGCCCTACCTCCGCCGCGGCCAATTCGCCCCCAGGCCCGCCCTACTGCTGGGACTCCCGGCCCTCGCCGGCAGCTGGATCGGCGGGAGCTGGGTCAAGGCCGGACTAATCCCTGAGGCGGTTCAACTCAGCGTCTTTGCCGCCGCCGCCGTCCTGGCCTCCTGGCTGCTCCTACGTCCAGCCCCGGCAGGCGGCCGCGCGGCGTCCGAAGCTCTGCTGCTGCCGCAGGGTCTGTTGGTGGGTCTACTGACGGGCATCGCCGGCGTCGGCGGAGGGTTCGCCATCGTTCCGGCCCTGGTGCTGTTGGCCGGTCTACCGATGGCCCTCGCCAGCGGCACTAGCCTGCTGCTGATCGCCGTCAATGGGTTGGTGGCCTTGGCTGCCCTGGGCCACTGGCCGCAGGCCAGCCTTCCGCTCCTCATTCCGCTGCTGGCGGGCGGAGCCGCGGGCGCGGTGGCCGGCCAATGGCTGGCTCCTCACCTCAGCGATCGCCATCTACGGCGGGGCTTCTCCTTATTACTGATTGCCTCAGCCGTCCTGACCGGCGCAGAGGCCTGGAAACGGCAGCCGGCGGGCGAATCCCCTCGGGCCGACCTGATCCGCCCTGGGAGCTAG
- a CDS encoding iron ABC transporter permease, which translates to MARGQLPQRSLLGAGVLLICAAALAPVLGLAWFALSGGGIESWGLGDEGPVQVRNTLALVLLVGGLAAALGTGTGWLTARCDFPGRRWLRVAQLLPLATPSYLLAATLIDLGSRFGQRIHGFNPTLAVMVLSTYSYVFLLSTESFSVSGKRQLEACRSLGVGPWGSFWRVALPMALPSIGAGVALTGMEVVNELGAVQLLGVPTLSSGILMRWQQEGDPQAAVALALMALVIVGLLVGAERTLRRRSRCWTISGGGEPEQRWRLQGHQRWLSQLFCLAPPLLSLGLPLVWALLSWDQLQSEDSAELLELGLRSFGLALVAAVLTVVVSLVLSIAKRWIPNAGIRRLSFAAGLGYAIPGTVLALALMLIGGPLALAPLLLLVWGYVDRFLAVSKGGLDAALERIPPSIDEAATSLGQSWGGVLQRIHLPLLRGPLLMGSLLVFVDTVKELPLTFALRPFDFDTLAVRVYQYASDERVGAALIPALLILSMGLIAAAALIPSLDRLEQR; encoded by the coding sequence TTGGCACGGGGACAACTGCCACAGCGAAGCCTGCTGGGCGCCGGAGTCCTGCTGATTTGCGCAGCGGCCCTCGCCCCGGTCCTCGGCCTGGCCTGGTTTGCCCTCAGCGGCGGCGGCATCGAGAGTTGGGGCCTGGGTGATGAAGGCCCGGTTCAGGTGCGCAACACCCTGGCCCTGGTGCTCCTGGTCGGGGGGCTGGCCGCCGCACTAGGCACCGGAACGGGCTGGCTGACGGCCCGCTGTGACTTCCCCGGGCGCCGCTGGTTGCGGGTGGCGCAGCTGCTGCCCCTGGCCACGCCGAGCTATCTGCTGGCGGCCACCTTGATCGACCTGGGCAGTCGATTTGGCCAGCGCATCCATGGCTTCAACCCCACCCTGGCGGTGATGGTGCTGAGCACCTACAGCTATGTCTTCCTGCTCTCGACCGAGAGCTTCTCGGTGAGCGGCAAACGGCAGCTAGAGGCCTGCCGCAGCCTCGGAGTCGGCCCCTGGGGCAGCTTTTGGCGCGTGGCCCTGCCCATGGCCCTGCCCTCGATTGGAGCCGGGGTGGCGCTCACGGGCATGGAGGTGGTGAACGAGCTGGGAGCGGTGCAACTGCTCGGGGTCCCGACCCTCTCCTCCGGGATCCTGATGCGCTGGCAGCAAGAGGGGGATCCCCAAGCCGCTGTCGCTCTGGCCCTGATGGCCCTGGTGATCGTGGGCCTCCTGGTCGGAGCGGAGCGCACCCTGCGGCGCCGTAGCCGCTGCTGGACCATCAGCGGCGGCGGCGAGCCCGAACAGCGCTGGCGGCTTCAGGGGCATCAGCGCTGGCTCAGTCAATTGTTTTGCCTGGCCCCTCCCCTGCTGAGCCTTGGCCTGCCCTTGGTTTGGGCCCTGCTGAGTTGGGACCAGCTCCAGAGCGAAGACAGCGCGGAACTGCTCGAGCTGGGTCTCCGTTCCTTTGGCCTGGCCCTGGTGGCCGCCGTCCTGACGGTGGTCGTCAGCCTGGTGCTCTCCATTGCCAAACGCTGGATTCCCAATGCCGGCATTCGGCGCCTGAGCTTTGCCGCTGGCCTGGGCTACGCCATTCCGGGCACCGTTCTGGCCCTCGCCCTGATGCTGATTGGTGGCCCCTTGGCCCTGGCCCCTCTGCTGCTGCTGGTCTGGGGCTACGTCGATCGCTTCCTAGCGGTCTCCAAAGGCGGCCTCGACGCGGCCCTGGAGCGCATTCCCCCGAGCATCGATGAGGCCGCCACCTCCCTGGGCCAGAGCTGGGGGGGCGTGCTGCAGCGCATCCATCTCCCCCTGCTGCGGGGACCGCTGCTGATGGGGAGCCTGCTGGTCTTTGTCGACACGGTGAAGGAACTGCCGCTGACCTTTGCGCTCAGGCCCTTTGACTTCGACACCCTGGCCGTTCGCGTCTATCAGTACGCCAGCGATGAGCGAGTCGGGGCGGCCCTGATCCCAGCCCTGCTGATCTTGAGCATGGGCCTGATCGCCGCCGCCGCCTTGATCCCGAGCCTGGATCGACTGGAGCAGCGCTAG
- a CDS encoding bifunctional 2-polyprenyl-6-hydroxyphenol methylase/3-demethylubiquinol 3-O-methyltransferase UbiG — translation MNQEFWDQRFRESHYAYGTEPNDFLRAKAASLSPGDALCLAEGGGRNAVHLAKQGHRVTAQDLSPVGLEMAQQLAETQGVTLHCRCGDLRDFSPEPESVDLIVAIWMHLEPELRALVHRRAVAALKPGGHLILEAYNPAQLNRGTGGPPNPALLITAAQLEAELQGLTWLELQETERWIEEGPFHQGQSAVVQAFGRKQGA, via the coding sequence ATGAATCAGGAGTTCTGGGATCAGCGCTTCCGCGAGAGCCACTACGCCTACGGCACAGAGCCCAACGACTTCCTGAGAGCCAAGGCGGCCTCCCTCTCCCCTGGAGACGCCCTCTGCCTGGCGGAAGGGGGAGGGCGAAACGCCGTCCACCTGGCCAAACAGGGGCACCGCGTCACCGCCCAAGACCTCAGCCCCGTCGGCCTGGAAATGGCCCAACAGCTCGCCGAGACCCAGGGAGTGACGCTGCACTGCCGCTGCGGGGACCTGCGAGACTTCAGCCCCGAGCCCGAGAGCGTCGACCTGATCGTCGCCATCTGGATGCACCTCGAACCCGAACTCCGGGCCCTGGTGCACCGGCGCGCCGTTGCAGCGCTCAAACCTGGAGGGCACCTGATCCTTGAGGCCTACAACCCGGCGCAACTCAACCGAGGGACCGGCGGGCCGCCCAACCCGGCGCTACTGATCACAGCGGCCCAGCTGGAAGCCGAGCTCCAGGGACTGACCTGGCTCGAACTCCAGGAAACCGAACGCTGGATCGAGGAAGGCCCCTTCCACCAGGGCCAGAGCGCTGTGGTTCAAGCCTTTGGCCGAAAACAGGGCGCGTGA
- a CDS encoding FAD/NAD(P)-binding protein translates to MPSSLPRTDLAIVGAGVSGCALAASLRRRGWRGSMELLEIGRGPAGRAATRYSRQDPDLRINHGAPLFNIRAQTPPELLQALEQREVISPFRGSIQSLDGQRSLGPAIDDGFSDGQLWQGRGGMDALAAGLLELAEAEGGVLSRRFGTLVRHLRPERSKTGLRWTLENSSGEALVEARWLVLSGTLLAHPRCQQVFGWDGIPLEQAAESLADPQLNAAQAQLASIEGQASCNLLLTLPPEQASAWLALPWQVLQCTPSAQERWGLRRISIQPLAGGRCAVVAESSPAFAAAHLHVYGSRSSAAQLLGAKPDPSDERRVLDALTQALTDLSGQTLGDAPRQLMRWGAAFPLAPGLDPGHSCCPESAIGFCGDSLAGDGFGRIEGALLSAEDLATQLMKQL, encoded by the coding sequence TTGCCCTCCTCGCTCCCGCGCACTGATCTCGCCATCGTCGGCGCAGGAGTCTCGGGCTGTGCGCTGGCGGCCTCGCTGCGCCGGCGCGGCTGGCGCGGATCCATGGAACTCCTGGAAATCGGGCGCGGTCCCGCGGGCCGAGCGGCCACCCGCTACTCGCGCCAAGACCCGGACCTACGGATCAACCATGGGGCCCCGCTCTTCAACATCCGAGCCCAGACGCCGCCAGAGCTGCTTCAGGCACTCGAGCAACGGGAGGTCATCAGCCCCTTCCGCGGATCCATTCAGAGCCTCGATGGGCAACGGTCACTGGGCCCTGCCATTGACGATGGCTTCAGCGACGGGCAGCTCTGGCAGGGCCGCGGAGGAATGGATGCCCTCGCCGCTGGACTGCTGGAGCTGGCCGAGGCAGAGGGCGGAGTCCTGAGCAGGCGCTTTGGAACCCTTGTGCGCCACCTGAGGCCCGAACGCTCCAAAACCGGTCTGCGCTGGACTTTGGAAAACAGCAGCGGGGAAGCCTTGGTCGAGGCCCGCTGGCTGGTCCTCAGCGGAACACTGCTGGCCCATCCCCGCTGTCAGCAGGTCTTTGGCTGGGACGGTATTCCGCTAGAGCAGGCAGCCGAAAGCCTGGCTGATCCCCAGCTCAACGCTGCGCAGGCCCAGCTGGCTTCGATCGAGGGCCAGGCCAGCTGCAATCTGTTGCTAACCCTTCCGCCGGAGCAGGCCAGCGCCTGGTTGGCACTGCCCTGGCAAGTTCTGCAATGCACCCCCTCGGCCCAGGAGCGTTGGGGACTGCGACGCATCAGCATCCAACCCCTGGCCGGCGGGCGCTGTGCCGTGGTCGCTGAATCCAGTCCCGCCTTCGCCGCGGCCCATCTCCATGTCTACGGATCGCGCTCATCGGCCGCTCAACTGCTCGGCGCCAAGCCGGATCCCTCGGATGAAAGGCGGGTGCTAGATGCCCTGACCCAGGCCCTGACGGATCTCAGCGGACAAACCCTGGGTGACGCACCAAGGCAACTGATGCGTTGGGGAGCCGCCTTCCCGCTGGCTCCAGGACTGGACCCCGGCCACAGCTGCTGCCCGGAAAGTGCCATCGGCTTCTGCGGGGACAGCCTCGCTGGGGACGGCTTTGGCCGGATCGAGGGTGCTCTATTGAGTGCCGAAGACCTGGCCACACAACTGATGAAGCAGCTCTAG
- a CDS encoding Crp/Fnr family transcriptional regulator, which produces MSFRFLPDAPASAVRMPVGQTVLLDPALHAGGSCIEVLEGMARVYCPCEETEGMTLAFLQPGDQLRTDRLCSEGVCVEALTPLVFSSDAKAVGAGGFDPVNEWTLQLLRIRHLGTAEQRLHALLSLLVHRLGRRCGDWCDLPFRLTHDRIGELIGATRVTTTRMISKFRQAELLEAPLGEAGFRLAPALVDSAPLAGGF; this is translated from the coding sequence ATGTCCTTCCGCTTTCTCCCTGACGCCCCTGCCAGTGCCGTGCGGATGCCGGTCGGCCAAACCGTCTTGCTCGATCCTGCTTTGCATGCCGGTGGCAGCTGCATCGAGGTGCTCGAGGGCATGGCTCGCGTCTATTGCCCCTGTGAGGAGACCGAGGGGATGACCCTGGCCTTCCTCCAGCCCGGCGATCAGCTCCGCACCGATCGGCTCTGCAGTGAGGGTGTGTGCGTGGAGGCCTTGACTCCGTTGGTCTTCAGCAGCGATGCCAAGGCTGTGGGGGCTGGCGGCTTTGACCCGGTCAATGAGTGGACCCTGCAGCTGCTGCGCATTCGCCACCTGGGCACGGCTGAGCAGCGGTTGCATGCTCTCTTGAGCCTCTTGGTCCATCGCCTGGGTCGCCGCTGCGGCGATTGGTGCGATCTCCCTTTCCGCCTTACCCATGACCGGATCGGTGAGTTGATCGGTGCGACCCGGGTGACTACCACCCGGATGATCTCGAAGTTCCGTCAGGCCGAGCTGCTGGAGGCGCCATTGGGTGAGGCTGGCTTCCGCCTGGCTCCAGCCCTGGTGGATTCCGCTCCTCTGGCTGGGGGGTTCTGA
- a CDS encoding rhodanese-like domain-containing protein, with protein MASIAPSPVALSDAAGGQPLLHRQLFDATTGTYTYLLADVTSGEGVIIDPVFEQHDRDLSFIRELGIQLVASLDTHAHADHVTGSWLMQQATGCAIGLAQSARAQNVTLPLEHGDHVAFGSRHLQVRSTPGHTDGCVTYVLDDQSAAFTGDALLVRGCGRCDFQQGDPHTLWRSITEQIFSLPNSCLLYPGHDYTGRTLTSVAEEKAFNARLGGGADERDFVGHMTNMKLPHPGKIAIALPGNMRSGQPRDEQPAQHWAPVQRSFAGLPELPPSWLAEHRNAVTVLDVRSEDEVEGPDGRIETSLHIPLQDLEQRQTELPSDRPLVVVCHAGSRSALATQQLLKAGFDRVANLRGGLLRWSDEGYPLVGSIHH; from the coding sequence ATGGCCTCCATCGCGCCCTCCCCGGTCGCGCTCTCTGATGCAGCCGGTGGGCAACCCCTGCTGCATCGCCAACTCTTCGACGCGACAACGGGGACCTACACCTATCTGCTGGCCGATGTCACCTCCGGCGAGGGCGTGATCATCGATCCGGTGTTTGAACAACACGACCGAGATCTCTCCTTCATTCGCGAGCTGGGAATCCAGCTGGTCGCCAGCCTCGATACCCACGCCCACGCGGATCACGTCACCGGCAGCTGGCTGATGCAGCAAGCCACCGGCTGCGCCATTGGCCTCGCCCAGTCCGCCCGCGCCCAAAACGTCACCCTGCCCCTCGAGCACGGGGACCACGTGGCCTTTGGCAGCCGCCACCTGCAGGTGCGCAGCACCCCGGGGCATACCGATGGGTGTGTCACCTACGTCCTGGACGACCAATCCGCCGCCTTCACCGGCGACGCCCTCTTGGTTCGCGGCTGCGGGCGCTGCGACTTCCAGCAGGGTGACCCCCACACCCTCTGGCGCTCCATCACCGAGCAGATCTTCAGCCTGCCCAACAGCTGCCTGCTCTACCCAGGCCACGACTACACCGGCCGAACCCTCACCTCAGTGGCCGAGGAGAAAGCCTTCAACGCGCGCCTCGGCGGTGGTGCCGATGAACGGGACTTCGTGGGTCACATGACCAACATGAAGCTGCCCCACCCGGGCAAGATCGCCATCGCCCTTCCCGGGAACATGCGCTCGGGTCAGCCCCGCGACGAGCAACCCGCTCAGCACTGGGCACCGGTTCAGCGCAGCTTCGCAGGGCTCCCCGAGCTCCCCCCCAGCTGGCTGGCGGAACATCGCAACGCGGTGACCGTGCTGGATGTCCGCTCGGAGGACGAAGTCGAGGGCCCCGATGGCCGGATCGAAACCAGCCTGCACATTCCCCTGCAGGACCTGGAGCAGCGCCAAACAGAGCTACCCAGCGACCGTCCCCTCGTTGTGGTCTGCCATGCGGGGAGCCGATCGGCCTTGGCCACCCAACAGCTCCTGAAGGCCGGCTTCGATCGCGTCGCGAATCTGCGCGGCGGGCTCCTGCGCTGGAGCGATGAGGGCTACCCACTCGTGGGCTCCATCCACCACTAA
- a CDS encoding metallophosphoesterase: MHRRALLLLMAGAATATVAAGHSWAQVASPPPLSTTRFLAVGDVGSGNVHQRAVGTQMAAVHRRKPVDLVLLAGDNIYPSGDIRKVQSTFLGPYAELLAAKVPFHAVLGNHDIRTANGDPQVAYKPYGMKGRFYSVRRGEVEFFMLDTNGNAPWTSQLSWLRSALAKSQAPWKVVVGHHPIYSSGLYGNNPGLRGKLSSLMQRHGVQLYINGHEHHYERSKPIDGITYLIVGGGGAYLRPVIAKPQSAKAVSVYSFAELEAGPNSLTVRAWDRDGKLIDQGVVARR, encoded by the coding sequence ATGCACCGTCGCGCGCTGCTGCTGCTCATGGCTGGAGCGGCCACGGCCACCGTTGCTGCTGGACACAGTTGGGCCCAGGTGGCGAGTCCACCTCCCCTGAGCACCACCCGCTTTTTAGCGGTGGGCGATGTGGGCAGCGGCAACGTCCATCAGCGGGCCGTTGGGACCCAAATGGCGGCGGTGCATCGCCGGAAGCCCGTGGACTTGGTGCTGCTGGCTGGGGACAACATCTACCCCTCAGGAGACATTCGCAAGGTTCAGTCGACGTTCCTTGGTCCCTACGCCGAGTTGCTGGCCGCCAAGGTCCCCTTCCACGCAGTCCTGGGCAACCACGACATCCGCACGGCCAACGGCGATCCCCAGGTGGCCTACAAGCCCTATGGCATGAAGGGGCGCTTCTACAGCGTCCGCCGCGGCGAGGTCGAATTTTTCATGCTGGACACCAACGGCAATGCGCCCTGGACGTCCCAGTTGTCCTGGCTGCGCTCCGCCTTGGCCAAGAGCCAGGCCCCCTGGAAAGTGGTGGTGGGCCATCACCCGATCTACTCCTCCGGTCTCTACGGCAACAACCCCGGCCTACGGGGCAAGTTGAGCTCCTTGATGCAGCGCCATGGGGTGCAGCTCTACATCAATGGCCATGAACACCACTACGAGCGCAGCAAGCCGATCGACGGCATCACCTACCTGATCGTTGGAGGCGGAGGGGCCTATCTCCGCCCCGTGATCGCCAAGCCCCAATCGGCGAAGGCCGTGAGCGTTTACAGCTTTGCGGAACTGGAGGCTGGGCCCAACAGCCTGACCGTGCGGGCTTGGGACCGTGACGGAAAGCTGATCGATCAGGGCGTCGTCGCTCGCCGCTAG
- a CDS encoding ferritin, whose protein sequence is MTQSIARGPAGRAVAQPMAPDLLGALQEHLTMERQASAAYWALAIWFAERGLRGFSSFLKQESSEEQHHAGLFADYLIARGQAVTLEPLTAPRQSWTSVEEVFQGIFQMEAEVTTSLHQLYAMAERSGDVRTTVFLDPLVQSQIDSENQAAHLLDRISFSHSDPAALLVIDGELTAGQSAPASVA, encoded by the coding sequence ATGACCCAATCAATCGCCCGCGGCCCCGCCGGGCGGGCCGTGGCCCAACCGATGGCCCCTGATCTCCTCGGGGCGCTGCAGGAGCACCTGACCATGGAGCGCCAAGCCAGTGCGGCCTACTGGGCCCTGGCGATCTGGTTCGCCGAACGCGGGCTGCGGGGCTTCAGCAGCTTCTTGAAACAGGAGTCCAGCGAGGAGCAGCACCACGCCGGCCTGTTCGCGGATTACCTGATTGCCCGGGGCCAGGCGGTCACGCTGGAACCCCTCACAGCACCGCGCCAGAGCTGGACCAGCGTCGAAGAGGTCTTCCAAGGCATCTTCCAAATGGAGGCCGAGGTCACCACCTCCCTGCATCAGCTCTATGCCATGGCCGAGCGCAGCGGCGATGTGCGCACGACCGTCTTCCTCGATCCCCTCGTGCAGAGCCAGATCGACTCAGAAAACCAAGCGGCACATCTGCTGGATCGCATCAGCTTCTCCCATTCCGACCCAGCCGCCCTGCTGGTGATCGACGGAGAACTCACCGCCGGCCAAAGCGCACCGGCCTCCGTCGCCTAA
- a CDS encoding rhodanese-like domain-containing protein codes for MTHTQPISAHDLADQLAAKRISVIDVREPMEFASGHIAGSLNVPLNRLLQADLPQGPLVLVCQSGNRSNRALGQLMAQGHPHPLSELQGGLPTWQGAGFPVRKLKNAPLPLMRQVQIAAGSLVLLGLILSNTVAPGWIALTWFVGAGLTFAGVSGFCGMARLLAVMPWNRVSL; via the coding sequence ATGACCCACACCCAACCGATCAGCGCCCACGACCTGGCCGATCAACTCGCCGCCAAGCGCATCAGCGTGATTGATGTGCGTGAACCGATGGAGTTCGCCAGCGGTCACATCGCCGGCAGCCTGAACGTGCCGCTCAACCGCCTGCTGCAGGCGGATCTTCCCCAGGGCCCCCTGGTGCTGGTCTGCCAAAGCGGCAACCGCAGCAACCGCGCCCTCGGGCAACTCATGGCCCAGGGGCACCCCCACCCGCTCAGTGAGCTGCAGGGGGGACTCCCCACCTGGCAGGGGGCCGGCTTCCCCGTGCGCAAACTCAAAAACGCACCCCTGCCCCTGATGCGTCAGGTGCAAATTGCCGCCGGTTCACTGGTGCTGCTGGGCCTGATCCTCAGCAACACCGTCGCCCCCGGCTGGATTGCGCTGACCTGGTTCGTTGGCGCTGGCCTGACCTTTGCCGGCGTCAGCGGCTTCTGTGGCATGGCCCGCCTGCTGGCCGTCATGCCCTGGAACCGGGTCTCCCTGTGA
- a CDS encoding extracellular solute-binding protein, translating to MLFDSVLAFQRLRSFIAPERLAAAALLGVTAGAAVLTSLAKANSQEIGVYSGRHYNTDKALYKQFTQKTGIKVRLLEAKDDALIERIKREGSNSPADVLVLADAARLDKAAGAGLFRPSRSVSLSRDVPANLRDSKGLWFGLTRRVRVVVVNPKAVNPGSIRTYADLANPALKGKLCLRNRKSVYNQSLVADQMILRGDQQAAAWVKAMTANVTQPYFSSDTPLIRAVANGQCGVGLVNSYYVARMLAGGNGSSDQKLADRVKVLFPNPAHVNITGAGVVKTAKNPEAALKLIEFLASPSGGRGYAEANNEYPLRGFGNNAVLKRLGTFKADGVSAQQMGAKNKAAVALMQSSGWR from the coding sequence GTGCTCTTTGATTCGGTCTTGGCGTTTCAGCGTCTTCGTTCCTTCATCGCACCTGAGCGCCTGGCAGCGGCTGCTCTGCTCGGCGTCACCGCCGGTGCGGCTGTCCTGACCTCCCTGGCGAAGGCCAACAGTCAGGAAATTGGCGTCTATTCGGGCCGCCACTACAACACCGACAAGGCGCTCTACAAGCAATTCACCCAGAAGACGGGGATCAAGGTCCGCTTGCTTGAGGCGAAGGATGACGCCTTGATCGAGCGGATTAAACGCGAAGGATCCAACAGCCCAGCCGATGTTCTGGTGTTGGCCGATGCGGCGCGCCTGGACAAGGCTGCAGGCGCGGGTCTGTTTCGCCCCAGTCGCTCGGTCTCGCTCAGCCGCGACGTGCCTGCGAACCTGCGGGACTCCAAGGGGCTCTGGTTTGGCCTGACGCGTCGGGTTCGCGTGGTGGTGGTGAACCCCAAGGCGGTGAACCCGGGCAGCATCCGCACCTACGCCGACCTGGCCAATCCGGCCTTGAAAGGCAAGCTGTGCCTGCGCAATCGCAAGAGCGTCTACAACCAATCGCTGGTCGCTGACCAGATGATCCTGCGCGGCGATCAACAGGCTGCGGCATGGGTGAAGGCCATGACCGCCAACGTCACGCAGCCCTACTTCAGTTCCGATACCCCCCTGATTCGCGCCGTCGCCAATGGCCAGTGCGGCGTTGGTCTGGTCAACTCCTATTACGTCGCCCGGATGCTGGCTGGCGGTAACGGCTCCTCCGACCAGAAGCTGGCCGACCGAGTGAAGGTTCTCTTCCCCAATCCCGCCCACGTGAACATCACCGGTGCCGGGGTGGTCAAAACCGCGAAGAACCCCGAGGCGGCGCTGAAGTTGATCGAGTTCTTGGCGTCACCCAGTGGAGGTCGCGGTTATGCGGAAGCCAACAACGAATATCCGCTGCGGGGCTTTGGCAATAACGCGGTGCTCAAGCGCCTGGGCACGTTTAAGGCCGACGGGGTCTCGGCCCAGCAGATGGGTGCCAAGAACAAGGCGGCGGTGGCCTTGATGCAGTCCAGCGGTTGGCGCTGA
- a CDS encoding ArsR/SmtB family transcription factor has protein sequence MGAAGAMPSQELLEEYSQFFRLLSEPARLQLLCHLKQGPIDVAALIEATGFSQSHISRQLGQLQRAGLVRCEREGTRTIWQAEGDLVDDLCALVQNRLKQRLQAQLDQLQSA, from the coding sequence ATGGGCGCCGCAGGTGCAATGCCCTCCCAGGAGTTGCTGGAGGAGTACAGCCAGTTCTTTCGGCTGCTGAGTGAGCCGGCGCGGCTGCAGCTGCTCTGCCATCTCAAGCAGGGGCCCATTGATGTCGCGGCCTTGATTGAGGCCACCGGTTTTTCCCAGTCCCACATCAGCCGGCAGCTCGGTCAGTTGCAGCGCGCGGGTCTGGTCCGCTGTGAGCGTGAGGGGACTCGAACGATCTGGCAGGCGGAGGGCGATTTGGTCGATGACCTGTGCGCCTTGGTTCAAAACCGTCTCAAGCAACGACTTCAGGCCCAGCTGGATCAGCTCCAGTCGGCCTGA